In a single window of the Agromyces sp. H17E-10 genome:
- the atpE gene encoding ATP synthase F0 subunit C, which yields MDATTVLAEINGHIASVGYGLAAIGPAIGVGIVVGKTIEGVARQPELAGRLQVLMWIGIAFTEALAFVGIAVAFIPFP from the coding sequence GTGGACGCAACGACCGTTCTCGCTGAGATCAACGGACACATCGCCTCGGTCGGTTACGGCCTCGCAGCCATCGGCCCGGCCATCGGCGTGGGCATCGTCGTCGGCAAGACGATCGAGGGCGTCGCCCGCCAGCCCGAGCTCGCCGGCCGCCTGCAGGTCCTGATGTGGATCGGTATCGCCTTCACCGAGGCGCTCGCCTTCGTCGGCATCGCCGTCGCCTTCATCCCGTTCCCGTAA